The Spirochaetales bacterium genomic interval CCCGTTTTCTGATCGAGAGTTTTCCGATACGTCCGAGGGGAATACGCTCACCGATCAGCATGCCGGATTCAAGAATATAGAGATAATCCTCGATAATCTGTGCCGCCTGTTTCTGAGTGATATTGCTTTTGGATGCCAGGTATCTGATAATGGATTTCATGGTGAAGTGGCGGGGGGCGCCGGCCTCCGGTGCCATCACCTTTCTGTTTGCCTTTGTAAAGCGGGAAGTGAGAAATATCGTCGCTTCCCTCACCCTTTTTTCCTGTTCTTCTATCGGCAGGGGTTCCCTGCATATCGCGATACGGAACAATGCCGATGTTTTTTTTATCGGACCGCCGGTAAATGAGATTTCCTCATCCACTCTGATATTATCGGAAAGCTCCGTTACGGGGACCGCGACGACATCGGGAACGTCGCTTCGCAGCTTGATGCTCGCGTACTCGACCCAGCGGCCCTTTCCGGTATTTCCGCCGAGGGTGATAAGACTCCCCGAGTATGTGTAGAGGAGTGCGGCGTGTTCATCATCCCTGTCGAGCGAGTCCGCCGCGATCATATCGAGGGATTTGATCTGGTCCTCGAACATCTT includes:
- a CDS encoding HU family DNA-binding protein, whose product is MDERVKNLPGNIQTHLRSVTASSGLPDTDESYEKIALNWIEKKKMFEDQIKSLDMIAADSLDRDDEHAALLYTYSGSLITLGGNTGKGRWVEYASIKLRSDVPDVVAVPVTELSDNIRVDEEISFTGGPIKKTSALFRIAICREPLPIEEQEKRVREATIFLTSRFTKANRKVMAPEAGAPRHFTMKSIIRYLASKSNITQKQAAQIIEDYLYILESGMLIGERIPLGRIGKLSIRKRAAQKARVGMNPHTGKKITIPAKPEMYVPKMSFGKGLRERVSEITIHVPDLP